From one Cardiocondyla obscurior isolate alpha-2009 linkage group LG06, Cobs3.1, whole genome shotgun sequence genomic stretch:
- the LOC139103707 gene encoding dnaJ homolog subfamily C member 5 isoform X2, translating to MDRRKMSTAGDSLYQTLEVPKTATSEEIKKTYRKLALKYHPDKNPNNPEAAEKFKEINRAHAILTDLTKRNIYDNYGSLGLYVAEQFGEENVNAYFVVTSGWCKALFIICGIITGCYCCCCCFCCCYFCCGKCKPAPPEDTGAYHNLQRNPNAEAVVTNQPRGFDKEEESDEDAVTAQPQGGASQNASSTQQTIFAMPAPGSAAPTSTVNESTNLNSGGDRVIYTTGITSS from the exons ATGGATAGAAGAAAAATGTC TACAGCGGGAGATTCCCTCTATCAGACTTTGGAAGTTCCAAAAACTGCTACTTCAGAGGAAATTAAGAAGACATACCGAAAATTGGCTCTGAAATATCATCCTGACAAAAATCCCAATAATCCAGAGGCAGCTGAGAAG tttaaagaaataaataggGCACATGCTATACTGACGGATCTGACGAAACGTAATATATATGATAATTACGGATCTCTTGGTTTATACGTTGCCGAGCAGTTTGGAGAAGAAAATGTCAATGCATATTTTGTTGTTACTTCTGGATGGTGCAAG gcACTATTCATAATTTGTGGGATAATCACTGGCTGTTactgttgttgttgttgtttcTGCTGTTGCTATTTCTGTTGCGGTAAATGTAAACCAGCTCCTCCTGAAGACACCGGTGCATACCACAATTTACAG cGGAACCCGAATGCAGAGGCCGTTGTGACAAATCAACCGCGTGGTTTTGACAAG GAAGAAGAAAGCGATGAAGATGCTGTGACAGCTCAACCTCAAGGTGGAGCATCACAAAATGCATCCAGTACACAGCAAACGATATTTGCCATGCCTGCACCAGGATCGGCGGCACCGACGTCAACGGTTAACGAAAGCACGAATCTAAACAGTGGCGGTGACCGTGTGATTTATACCACTGGTATTACAAGCTCTTGA
- the LOC139103707 gene encoding dnaJ homolog subfamily C member 5 isoform X3, with the protein MDRRKMSTAGDSLYQTLEVPKTATSEEIKKTYRKLALKYHPDKNPNNPEAAEKFKEINRAHAILTDLTKRNIYDNYGSLGLYVAEQFGEENVNAYFVVTSGWCKALFIICGIITGCYCCCCCFCCCYFCCGKCKPAPPEDTGAYHNLQEEESDEDAVTAQPQGGASQNASSTQQTIFAMPAPGSAAPTSTVNESTNLNSGGDRVIYTTAAATNPFIGATAASDTGPTRW; encoded by the exons ATGGATAGAAGAAAAATGTC TACAGCGGGAGATTCCCTCTATCAGACTTTGGAAGTTCCAAAAACTGCTACTTCAGAGGAAATTAAGAAGACATACCGAAAATTGGCTCTGAAATATCATCCTGACAAAAATCCCAATAATCCAGAGGCAGCTGAGAAG tttaaagaaataaataggGCACATGCTATACTGACGGATCTGACGAAACGTAATATATATGATAATTACGGATCTCTTGGTTTATACGTTGCCGAGCAGTTTGGAGAAGAAAATGTCAATGCATATTTTGTTGTTACTTCTGGATGGTGCAAG gcACTATTCATAATTTGTGGGATAATCACTGGCTGTTactgttgttgttgttgtttcTGCTGTTGCTATTTCTGTTGCGGTAAATGTAAACCAGCTCCTCCTGAAGACACCGGTGCATACCACAATTTACAG GAAGAAGAAAGCGATGAAGATGCTGTGACAGCTCAACCTCAAGGTGGAGCATCACAAAATGCATCCAGTACACAGCAAACGATATTTGCCATGCCTGCACCAGGATCGGCGGCACCGACGTCAACGGTTAACGAAAGCACGAATCTAAACAGTGGCGGTGACCGTGTGATTTATACCACTG cGGCTGCCACAAATCCATTCATAGGAGCCACGGCAGCAAGTGATACCGGACCAACTAGATGGTAG
- the LOC139103707 gene encoding dnaJ homolog subfamily C member 5 isoform X1 yields MDRRKMSTAGDSLYQTLEVPKTATSEEIKKTYRKLALKYHPDKNPNNPEAAEKFKEINRAHAILTDLTKRNIYDNYGSLGLYVAEQFGEENVNAYFVVTSGWCKALFIICGIITGCYCCCCCFCCCYFCCGKCKPAPPEDTGAYHNLQRNPNAEAVVTNQPRGFDKEEESDEDAVTAQPQGGASQNASSTQQTIFAMPAPGSAAPTSTVNESTNLNSGGDRVIYTTAAATNPFIGATAASDTGPTRW; encoded by the exons ATGGATAGAAGAAAAATGTC TACAGCGGGAGATTCCCTCTATCAGACTTTGGAAGTTCCAAAAACTGCTACTTCAGAGGAAATTAAGAAGACATACCGAAAATTGGCTCTGAAATATCATCCTGACAAAAATCCCAATAATCCAGAGGCAGCTGAGAAG tttaaagaaataaataggGCACATGCTATACTGACGGATCTGACGAAACGTAATATATATGATAATTACGGATCTCTTGGTTTATACGTTGCCGAGCAGTTTGGAGAAGAAAATGTCAATGCATATTTTGTTGTTACTTCTGGATGGTGCAAG gcACTATTCATAATTTGTGGGATAATCACTGGCTGTTactgttgttgttgttgtttcTGCTGTTGCTATTTCTGTTGCGGTAAATGTAAACCAGCTCCTCCTGAAGACACCGGTGCATACCACAATTTACAG cGGAACCCGAATGCAGAGGCCGTTGTGACAAATCAACCGCGTGGTTTTGACAAG GAAGAAGAAAGCGATGAAGATGCTGTGACAGCTCAACCTCAAGGTGGAGCATCACAAAATGCATCCAGTACACAGCAAACGATATTTGCCATGCCTGCACCAGGATCGGCGGCACCGACGTCAACGGTTAACGAAAGCACGAATCTAAACAGTGGCGGTGACCGTGTGATTTATACCACTG cGGCTGCCACAAATCCATTCATAGGAGCCACGGCAGCAAGTGATACCGGACCAACTAGATGGTAG
- the Rpt3 gene encoding 26S proteasome regulatory subunit 6B, with the protein MEELGIILPDKDMGEIDCKPAAGHYTGAGDELDVEDLYTKYKKLQRMLEFLEVQEEYIKDEQRNLKKEYLHAQEEVKRIQSVPLVIGQFLEAVDQNTGIVGSTTGSNYYVRILSTIDRELLKPSASVALHKHSNALVDVLPPEADSSISMLQADEKPDIQYSDIGGMDMQKQEIREAVELPLTHFELYKQIGIDPPRGVLMYGPPGCGKTMLAKAVARHTTAAFIRVVGSEFVQKYLGEGPRMVRDVFRLAKENSPAIIFVDEIDAIATKRFDAQTGADREVQRILLELLNQMDGFDQTTNVKVIMATNRADTLDPALLRPGRLDRKIEFPLPDRRQKRLIFSTITAKMNLSEEVDLEDYVARPDRISGADINAICQEAGMHAVRENRYIVLAKDFEKGYKNNIKKDESEHEFYK; encoded by the exons ATGGAAGAGTTGGGCATTATTTTGCCTGATAAG GACATGGGTGAAATTGACTGCAAGCCAGCTGCTGGTCATTATACGGGAGCCGGAGATGAATTAGACGTGGAAGATCTTTATACGAAGTATAAG aaactaCAGAGAATGCTGGAATTTCTTGAGGTACAAGAAGAGTATATTAAAGACGAACAACgtaatctaaaaaaagaatatttacatGCTCAAGAAGAAGTTAAACGTATCCAAAGTGTACCATTAGTTATAGGACAATTTTTAGAGGCTGTTGATCAAAACACCGGCATAGTAGGTTCTACAACGGGTTCAAATTATTATGTGCGGATTTTGTCTACCATAGATAGGGAACTCTTGAAACCTTCTGCTAGTGTAGCACTTCATAAACATAGCAATGCTTTGGTAGATGTGCTACCACCAGAAGCCGATTCTAGCATTTCTATGTTACAAGcag ATGAGAAGCCAGATATCCAGTACAGTGATATAGGTGGAATGGATATGCAAAAACAAGAAATCAGAGAGGCAGTAGAATTACCTCTTACTCattttgaattatataaaCAGATTGGTATTGATCCACCGCGAGGTGTACTAATGTATGGACCACCTGGTTGCGGAAAAACTATGCTAGCGAAAGCTGTTGCTAGACATACCACTG CTGCTTTTATTCGCGTGGTGGGTTCTGAATTTGTGCAAAAATATTTGGGTGAAGGACCAAGAATGGTGCGTGACGTGTTTCGTTTGGCAAAAGAAAATTCGCCGGCTATAATATTCGTTGACGAAATAGACGCTATCGCTACAAAAAGATTTGACGCGCAAACTGGAGCAGATCGAGAGGTGCAACGAATTCTTTTAGAATTACTTAATCAAATGGATGGATTTGATCAGACAACTAATGTTAAAGTTATCATGGCGACAAATAG agcgGATACATTGGACCCCGCATTGCTTCGTCCAGGTAGATTAGATCGCAAGATTGAATTTCCATTACCAGATCGTCGAcaaaaacgtttaattttctctaCGATCACTGCAAAAATGAACTTAAGTGAAGAAGTGGATCTAGAAGATTACGTAGCACGGCCAGATAGAATTTCCGGCGCAGATATCAACGCTATTTGTCAAGAGGCTGGAATGCACGCTGTCCGTGAAAATCGTTATATCGTTTTGGcaaaagattttgaaaaaggctataaaaacaatattaagaAGGATGAATCTGAACATGAATTCTACAAGTAA
- the Suv3 gene encoding ATP-dependent RNA helicase SUV3 homolog, mitochondrial, whose protein sequence is MILTRCAMMDQLIRRSALSGAALTRRSTALGTSYIQSCRGKKSDSNTNLPESLFYPVPVKPNPDDINVGAELTGSSLKKTELLKILNTFSQKTEIKKLAEQYGLDSHLQSQAFINFKQYCLGTESLPVDLYVVLSDILQGAGNVHDIFPYFINHAKQMFPHINCLDDLKKISDLRNPASWYPLARSKNRKIIFHAGPTNSGKTYHALERFITAQSGVYCGPLKLLVSEVFNKCNESGTPCDLVTGEERRYVKGQNNAANHLSCSVEMVNLQSNYEVAVIDEIQLVRDLHRGWAWTRALLGIPADEIHLCGEFAAIELVKSICISMGEDVEVRRYKRLTELKIENEAVETLNNVMPGDCIVCFNKNDIYTVSRSLESRGKEVAVIYGSLPPGTKLAQAAKFNDPKNSCKILVATNAIGMGLNLHIRRIIFYSLIQPTYNEKGEKEMNVISVSSALQIAGRAGRYGTVWATGYVTTFKREDLPTLKNLLNQEPDTITQAGLQPTADQIELYAYHLPNASLSNLMDIFISLCTVDNSLYFMCHLDDFKFLADMIQHVLLPLRARYVFCCAPINRKSPYVCTMFLKFARQYSQNDPITFNWLCRHIGWPFKPPRTIIDLVHLEGVFDVLDLYLWLSYRFVDLFPDAETVRDIQKELDALIEAEIVKLTNLLLNSDAGEETDSFELQTQKQNFYRDFKGTGKRVTGKGKLTERLIAEGLLTPQMLRELQLEWIRTKKKK, encoded by the exons ATGATACTTACAAGATGTGCCATGATGGACCAACTCATACGAAGAAGTGCTTTATCGGGAGCGGCATTAACACGCAg GTCGACAGCTCTTGGTACAAGTTACATCCAGTCATGCAGAGGCAAAAAAAGCGACAGCAATACAAACTTACCagaatcattattttatcctGTGCCTGTAAAACCAAATCCAGATGATATAAATGTTGGTGCTGAATTAACTGGGTCCTCATTAAAGAAGACagagcttttaaaaatattgaataccTTTTCACAGAagactgaaataaaaaaactagCTGAGCAGTATGGTTTGGAta gCCATCTCCAGAGCCAggcattcataaattttaaacagtatTGTTTAGGAACAGAATCATTACCTGTGGATCTTTATGTAGTCCTAAGTGATATCTTACAAGGAGCTGGAAATGTTCATGACATATTTCCATACTTTATAAATCATGCCAAACAGATGTTTCCACATATTAATTGTTTGGATGATCTCAAAAAAATTAGTGATTTACGAAATCCTGCTTCCTG gTATCCTCTGGCAAGatcaaaaaatagaaaaataatttttcacgctGGACCAACAAATAGTGGCAAGACTTATCATGCTCTGGAAAGATTTATTACAGCACAAAGTGGGGTATATTGTGGTCCACTAAAGTTATTAGTTAGTGAGgtgtttaataaatgcaatGAAAGT gGAACACCATGTGATTTAGTAACTGGAGAAGAACGAAGGTATGTCAAAGGCCAAAATAATGCTGCAAATCATTTATCATGTTCTGTAGAAATGGTAAATCTACAAAGTAATT atgAAGTAGCTGTAATTGACGAAATTCAATTGGTACGTGATCTCCATAGAGGTTGGGCGTGGACGAGAGCCCTTTTAGGAATTCCTGCGGATGAAATACATTTATGTGGTGAATTTGCTGCTATAGAATTG GTAAAATCTATATGTATTTCAATGGGTGAAGATGTAGAAGTTCGTAGATATAAGCGATTAACAgaattgaaaatagaaaatgaagCTGTAGAAACATTGAATAATGTTATGCCCGGAGATTGCATAGtttgttttaacaaaaatGACATATATACTGTGTCGCGTTCTCTCGAGAGTAGAGGAAAGGAAGTAGCTGTAATATATGGCAGTTTACCACCAGGTACTAAACTGGCGCAAGCTGCGAAATTTAACGATCCTAAGAATTCTTGTAAAATCTTGGTAGCGACCAATGCCATTGGTATGGGATTAAATTT GCATATTcggagaattatattttattcgttaattCAGCCAACATATAACGAAAAAggtgaaaaagaaatgaatgTTATATCTGTGTCATCGGCTCTGCAAATAGCAGGTCGTGCTGGACGTTATGGTACAGTTTGGGCAACA GGTTACGTAACGACGTTCAAACGAGAGGATCTACCGACTTTAAAGAACTTGTTGAATCAAGAGCCAGACACAATAACACAGGCTGGTCTTCAGCCAACGGCCGATCAAATCGAGCTGTATGCTTATCATTTACCAAATGCATCACTGTCAAATCTTATG gatatttttatatcgctcTGCACAGTTGACAATTCTCTGTATTTTATGTGCCACTTAGATGATTTTAAATTCTTAGCTGACATGATACAACATGTTTTGCTGCCACTCCGTGCGAGATATGTATTCTGTTGCGCACCGATTAATCGGAAATCGCCATATGTGTGTACCATGTTCTTAAAG ttTGCACGTCAATATAGTCAAAACGATCCAATAACATTCAACTGGTTATGTCGACATATTGGATGGCCTTTTAAACCGCCAAGAACTATTATAGATCTTGTCCACTTAGAAGGTGTTTTTGATGTATTGGATCTTTATCTATGGCTAAG ttacCGATTCGTGGACTTGTTCCCGGACGCTGAAACGGTTCGTGATATACAGAAAGAACTCGATGCACTCATTGAGGCCGAGATAGTTAAattaacgaatttattattaaattcagatGCAG gTGAAGAGACAGATAGTTTTGAGTTGCAGACacagaaacaaaatttttatcgcg attTTAAAGGAACTGGTAAACGTGTTACTGGTAAAGGCAAATTGACTGAAAGGTTAATAGCCGAAGGGCTCTTAACGCCACAGATGTTGCGTGAACTACAACTCGAATGGATtagaacaaaaaagaaaaagtaa